A window of Streptomyces sp. NBC_01224 genomic DNA:
CCAGCCCTCGTAGTCACCGTTGGCATGCTCGTCGGTGTGACCGCCGTCGATGAAGACGAAGCCGAGCTTCCCGCCCCAGACGGCCGCGACCTGCGGAGACCGTCCGACCAGTGCCACGACATGGTCTTCGAGACCTGCCGCGTGCAGGGTCCGGCGGAACGTCGGCAGCGTGTCCATCCGGCCGACCTCCGGGTCCACCACGGTCGGGTCGTGGTACTCCCAGCCGGGCTGCTGTTCCTCGCTGCCGCGATGGTGGTCGACGGTGAGAGCGGTCACGCCGGCCGCCCGGGCGACATCGGCGAGCAGGATGGTGGAGCGCCCGCAGTAGGTCCCGACCTCAAGGATCGGCAGCCCCAGCGCGGCGGCCTCGACGGCGGCCCCGTACAGCGCGAGTCCTTCGACCACCGGCATGAAGCCCTTGGCGGCTTGGAAAGCGGCGAGAATCTCGGGCTCGGGCTCGGCGACGGACTCGGCGGGCACGGGTTCCTCCTGGTGGGGACGGTCTACGGGGCGTGCGTTTCGACGGCGCCCCATCGTGCCGTACGCCCCTGCCGACGGCATCGGTGGGGCGTCCCGGATACCGCAGGCGGAACCGGCCGAGGCTTTGGCCGCTCTCGCGGCGGTCGACGACATGTTCACGCCGTGGTCCGAAACGGGGCGGTGGCGCGACAAGGGAACCTGATCCGGGTTGCTGACGTCCACTTGGCGCGAAGGTCGTCGACCTGCCTGGGCAGGTGCTCGCTCCTCGGGCCGGATGCGGCGCTCACCAGGGCTGCCCCGGCCGACCACGAGCACGCACGAGGCCTGACACATCAACGGGGCCGGGGCATGTCGGTTCGGGATACGAGGGCCTCACCATGTGCACGAATCTCGTGTTCACGCACAACGAAGGCAAGGACTCCCGGCAAGGGAGACCTCGCTCTTCGCCGCATCTACCGAGGGGTGAACGGATGAGTTCGACCGGACGAGCCGCGGGCGCGCTATTGGCGGCGGCCATGGTGATGTCAGCAGCCGCGTGCAGGGCCGACAGCAGTAGCGGTGGGGAGGAATCGGCTTCCTGCGTCAACCGGTTCACCTACCAGGACCGATCGTATCGGGACGTGGCGAACGTGGACTTCACGGTCGGGAAGAAGCTCGGTATTGCCACCAAACCACCCTGTGACGACACCGGAGGCCAGGACAAGAACGAGGAGCCGGTCACGACGGAGACCGCATACGAGGTGGACGGCATCTCTCCCGAGGTGGCCATCGCCATCGGGGCGACACCCGAGGAAACCACGGTCTTCGCCGCTTACTCCGGCTCAGAACTTCCGCCCGAGGTGGAGAAACTGATCGGCGGTTCCTGATGCGGAGCGCGGGCCCGGTGTGGCGTCAGTTGTCCGCCGTGAGTCCCCGGACTACCAGAGCTGCTTCCTGCACGGGACTTCCATCCTGACAACGACCTCTTCACAGGCACCGGCGATGGCCCGGAGGTCAGCGCTGTCGTCGATTGGGTGGAGACCTCCTGGGGGCCGGCCGACTTGGACGTAGCCCACCGCTCGACGGCCCTCGCTCTGCTGCACAGTGTTCCCGCAGGCATGCAATTCGCCGACCGCTGCGTTGTTAGGGGAGGGGCCTTGGCCGAAGATCGCGGTCCGCGGGCACCCCGCCGCCGCGTGCACGCTCTGCGTAGTCCTTGGCAGCCGTTTCAGCGGCGGTGCACAGAGTTGTGATCAAAATGCCGTACGCCCCCGCCGAAGGCATCGGCGGGGGCGTACGAGGGGTGAGCCCGGGTCGGGGCGCCCCCGGCAGGGCTGCGATATGGAGGTCAGCAGCTCTGCCAGAGCCGGGTCATGACGCGGACGCCGAAGCGCAGGCCCTCCAGCGGGACGCGTTCGTCCACGCCGTGGAAGAGACGGCCGTAGTCCAGGTCGTGCGGGAGCTTGAGGCCCTTGAAGCCGAAGCAGCGGATGCCGAGGTGCGTGAAGGCCTTGGCGTCGGTGCCGCCGGGGTTGCAGTACGGGACAGGGTGGCCGTCCGGGTCCTCGGCGCGTACGGCTTCGCACATGGCGTCGACCAGCGGGCCGTCGAACGTCGTCTCCAGCGCGATGTCGTGGTTGACCCACTCGCGGGTGACCGAGGGGAGGAGGAGCCTGTCGATGGTGTCGATCAGCTCCTGCTCGTGGCCGGGGAGGAAGCGGCCGTCCACCCGGGCGGTCGCCTTTCCCGGGATGACGTTGGTCTGGTAGCCCGCGCTGAACATGGTGGGGTTCGCGGAGTTGCGGAGCACCACCTGCATGAAGTCGGAGACCGGGCCCAGCCTGGCGAGGCTGCCCTCGATGTCGCTCTCGTCGAACTCGACACCGTAGAGGCGGGCGGCCTCTTCGAGCAGGGCGCGGACCGGTTCGATCAGGCGGATCGGGAAGGTCTCGCGGCCGATGCGGGTCAGTGTCTCGGCGAGGTCGGTGACGGCGTTCTCGTCGTTGGGGGACGAGCCGTGGCCGGCCCGGCCGGTGGCGGTGAGCTCCATCCAGGCCATGCCGCGCTGGGCGTTCTCGATCGGGTAGAGGCGACGCGTGTCGTCGATGGCGAAGGAGAAGCCGCCGCCCTCGCCGATCGCCTCGGTGACCCCGGCGAAGAGCTCCGGCCGGTGCTCGACCAGCCAGTGGGCGCCGAACTTCCCGCCCGCCTCCTCGTCGGCGAGGAAGGCGAGGACCAGGTCGCGCGACGGCTTGGTGCCGGTACGGGCGAAGTGGCGGGCGGTGGCCAGCATGACAGCCACCGTGTCCTTCATGTCGATCGCGCCGCGCCCCCAGAGGTAGCCGTCGCGGATCTCGCCGGAGAACGGCGGGACCTGCCACTCGGAGGCGTCGGCGGGTACGACGTCCAGATGGCCGTGGACCAGGAGGGCGCCGCGCGTGGGGTCGCCGCCCGCGATACGGGCGATGACATTGGCGCGGCCCGGGGCGGACTCGACCAGTTCGGAGTCGATGCCCACCTCGGCGAGGCGGCCCACCACCCAGTCGGCGCTCGCGCGCTCGTTGCTGGTGGGGTTGGAGGTGTCGAACCTGATCAGTTCGGCGCAGAGATCGATGACCTCGTCCTGGGCCTCGTCGGAGGCCGGGACGAAGGAGGTGGCGGCGCCGGGGGTGGTGGGGTCGGGGGTGGTCATGCTGCTCCCACAGAGGTTGTAGCGCGGGCGGCGGGGGCGGCGGCGTCCTCGTCGTCCAGGGCGGAGGTGCCGTACGGCTTCACCCAGCCCAGCAGGCCGAGGACGCTGTACAGGATGAAGGCGGTGGCCAGCGAGTTCAGGGCCGGTATGCCGCCGTCGTAGAACTTGCCGACGCAGAACGCCGCGATCCAGATGACCAGGGACATCGGCACCCAGGTCGGCGAGGACTTCGGCAGCGTCTCCGCCTCTCGGGTGGCGTCCAGCGGTGCCCGCATCCGCTTCACGACCCAGTACTCGGCGACGATGATGCCGCCGATCGGCGGGATCGCGACGCCGAGGATGGAGAGGAACTCGGTGAAGTGGGTCATGATCCCGACCGCGGACAGGACCGTGCCGGCGACGCCGAGGACGATCGTGACCGCGCCGCGGTGGATCCGCTTGCCGAAGACGACCTGGAAGAAGTTGACGACGCCGAGCGAGGAGCCGTACAGGTTCCAGTCGTTGATCTTGGCGGTGGACATCAGGACCACGATGACGCCGAAGGCGCCGGAGGTGGAGAGCACGATGTGCGACACCTCGTTGCTCTTCACCAGATGGCCGAGCAGCACACCGGTCATGCCGACGATGTACTCGGAGAGGATCATCGACGAGGCGCTCTGCAGAAAGACGTGCGAGCCCTTCCTGTTGTAGCGGGTCATCTCGGGGGCCACGATCGCACCGGTCATGAAGCCGCCCGCGATGGCGGTCGCGGCGACGGCGAGCGGGATCGTCTGGCCGGGGGCCGGCGAGTGGATCAGCTCGCTGATGGAATGGTCCTTCAGCGTCGAGATGATCGACCAGGCGACCATCGCGAAGAAGAGCGGCGTCACGATCTTGGCGAAGACGGCCATGTACTTGAAGCCGAAGATCACCAGTGCGGTGATGGCGATGCCCGCCAGTACGCACCACATCCAGGACGGGCCGCCGACCAGAGCCGAGACGCTGTTGCCGAAGATCGTGTTCTGGACGCCGAACCAGCCGACCAGGCTGACCGCGATGACAAAGCTGACCAGCGCCGAGCCGTTGCGGCCGAAGCCGACCCAGCGGGTCAGCATCGGGGTCGCCAGACCCTCGCGCATGCCGGCCAGACCGATCGCGAAGATCACGATCTCCAGGATCACCGCGCCGAGCGTGAAGGCGAGGAAGGCGTCCCCGAAGGTCATGCCGACACCGATGGTGGCGCCGAGGGTGAACTGCGAGATCGAGCCGGACTGGGCCAGCCACTGCAGCAGCATGGACCAGAAACCGAACCGCTTGTCACGCGGGACACGGGAGAGCGCGTAGTCGTCGCTGCCGATGCTCTTGGCCTCGGGGGCCACGGCCTCGGCCTGCGGGGCGGCTGCCATCAGGACTCCTGGGGTGTACGGCCGAAGGTCTGCAGGTGAGCCAGCGACCCGTAGCGGTTGACGAGGTTGTCGAACTCCACCGCGTCGTGGAAGTCCAGGTGGCCACTGCCGTAGGCCTTGGCGACCTCCACGGCGTAGCGGGCGGCGGACGCGATGTCGCTCTCGTGGCTCGCGCCCGTACCGCAGCCCGGTACCGCGGCGGCCGAGGTGATGGCCAGGCCGACGACCGGGGCGGCCGTCGCGGTGGAGGGCTGCAGGATCGAATTGATGTGGTGTGCACCATTACCGTACGGGGTGATGTCCTGCGTGGTCACCGGGTACGTGACCAACGGCTCACCGGTCACCACGGCCAGCAGCTCGCCGAGTTGCTCGCTGACCCGGAGCACCCAGCCCTCCTTGACGGTGGGCGACAGGGCGAGGCCCTTGTGGTTGATGATCCGGTTGCCCTTGGTGGTGTCGATGGAGAGCACGGCCTCCATCTCGCCGGTCACCTCGTGGCGGTTCATGGTGGCGATGTCCACGGGCGAGCCCATGAACGGCACCGGGTCGTGCGGTTCCGTCGGCGCGTCCGGGCAGATGTGGGTGGCGACGATCACATCGCCGGGCAGCACATCGCCGCGGCGGCGCATGTCGAGCAGCTTGGCGGCGGTGGCGATCGCGGAGACCGCACCGTCGGCGTCGGAGACCATGCCGGTCACCTCGGGCCGGGCGCCGATGCCGCCGAGCCGGCCGACCACGCCCAGCGTGCGGGCGCTGCCTCCGGACGTACGCCCTTGTGCGCCCGGGATGCGGACCATCACGAAGTCCGTCGAGCCCCGCTCGCCGGCGACCGTGGTGACCTGCGCCGACGATCCCTCGGCCCCGCTGACGGAGTCGAGGTACTCGGCGACCGTCTTGCCATTGACCTGGGGATCGTCCAGCAGATCGACGATGTCCAGCACGTACTTCAACATGGGGCCCTACTTTCTCGCTCATCCGGGCACCCGGGCCGAGGCGCTCGACGGGGGAAGCGCGGGGCGGGGTGCTGAGGCAACATTCGGGATCGGATAGCGTTGAACGCAACTGTTTCCCGTTATTTGCAATTCAGGTCTGAATGGTGAGATGACGATGGCGGACTTCGATCTGGACCGGCGCACGCCCGCAGGGGCGCTGCAAACCGTCGACCGGGCGCTCCTGGTGCTGCTCGCCTTCGAGCGGACCCGGCCCGACTGGGGCGTCACCGAGGTCGCCGAGGAGTTCGGCTGGGACACCTCGGTGGCCCAGCGACTCCTCGCCACTCTCGCCGGGCGCGGCTTCCTGGTCTCGGACCCGGTCACCCGCCGTTATCGCATCGGCCCCGCCGTGCTGCGCCTGGGCAGGCTCTGGGAGCGTTCCGGATCGCTGGAACTGCTGGCCGGGCCGGTCCTGGAGGAGCTGCGCCGGGTCACCGGCGACACGGTCCTGTTCTGCCTGCCGGACAGCTTCCACATGCGGTGCGTCGCCGCGGAGGAGGGGGAGGCCGGGCCGCTGCGCTACTACCCGCTGGTCGGCGAGCTCTACCCGGCGCACGCCGGGGCGACCAGTAAGTCGTACTACGCGTATCTGCCCGACGAGCAGCGCCACCGGCTCTTCCGGGGGCGCCCGATGGCCCGCTTCACCGACCGGACCGTCACCGACCCGGACCGGCTGGAGGAGGAGTTCCTCAAGGTCCGCGCCCAGGGGTACGCCTGGACGGTCGGTGAGTACGACACCGGTATCGCGACCGTCGCCGTACCGGTCTTCCTCGGGCGCGAACCGTACGGGAGCCTCAGCCTCGGCGGTGCCGAGGAGCTCTTCTGCGGGGCTCCGGAGGACCGGCTCGACGCACTGCGCCACGCGGCCCAGCTGCTGGAGAGGCGGCTCACCCAGCCTCCGCAGCGTCCGAAGCCCCGCGCCCGGCGCACGCGCACCACCTGACCAGAAGAGAACCCTTCGCCAGAAGAGATCCCTCGCCCGAAGAGAAATCCTCGTGCGAAGAGAACCCAAGAGGAACCTCGTGAATCTGCTGCTGCTCTCCAACTCCACCCAGTACGGCTGCGGTTATCTGGAACACGCCCTGGACACCGTCACCGCGTTCCTGCCCTCCGGCGCCCGACTGGCCTTCGTTCCGTACGCGCTCGCCGACTACACCGCGTACACCGCACGCGTCCGCGACGCCCTCGCCCCCTCCGGTATCAGCGTCCGAGGGGTCCACGAGAACGCCGACCCGGTCGCCGAACTCGCCGCGTCCGACGCCGTGTTCATAGGCGGCGGCAACTCCTTCCGGCTGCTGAGCGCGCTGTACCGGACCGGTCTGCGGGACGCAGTGATCGAAGCGGTGCGCGACGGGCTGCCGTACATGGGGGCCAGTGCGGGTACGAACATGGCGGCGCCCACCCTCCGTACCACCAACGACATGCCCATCGTGCAGCCGCCGTCCTTCGAGACGCTCGGCCTCGTCCCGTTCCAGATCAACCCGCACTATCTGGACCCGGACCCGGAGAGCACCCACAAGGGGGAGACCCGCGAGGAGCGGCTCACCGAGTTCCTCGAGGAGAACGACGTGCCGGTGCTCGGCCTGCGCGAGGGGTCATGGCTGCGGGTCAACGGGCGCCAGGCCCGGGTGCAGGGCGCCCGCCCCGCCCGGCTGTTCACCCGCGGCGCACAGCCGCAGGAGCTGCCGGTGGGGTCGGACGTCTCTCATCTGCTCACGACGACACCGCGGTTCGACGCTCCGGTGCGCTGACCGTCAGCACCAGATCGGCATCGACCGGCAGCCCGTTGCCCGGGTAGGCCGCCGGGTAGGCGCGCGGCGCGTATCCGGCGGCCGATCCGGCCAGCACGAAGCTGCCGCCGGACGGGGCAGCCAGCACGTAGTGGCCGTCCTCGTCCGCCACGGTGAGACCGGCCTGCCGGCCCCGGTGGTCGATCAGCGTGACATTGGCGCGGGCCACCGGCGTACCGTCCGTGTCCAGCACCCGGCCGCGGAAGCCGCCCGAACCGGTGACCGGGCGGGATGCGGAGAGCGCGGGGGCCGACGCGTCGTCTTCGCTGCTCGCCAGCAACGCCGGGCGCATCGCATCGCGCTGCGACGGCAGGAACGCGGCCAGTACCAGCCCGACCACCACCGCGCCCGTCGCGATCAGGAACGAGATGTGGAACCCCTCCATCGAGGGCAACGACACCCCGCCCGTCCGCACCGAGGTGTTCGCCAGCACCATGCCGATCACGGCGCTCGACACCGACGTACCGATCGACCGCATGAGGGTGTTCAGACCGTTGGCCGCACCCGTCTCGGACGGATCGACGGCCCCGATGATCAGTGCGGGCAGCGAGGAGTACGCGAGTCCGATACCGGCCCCGAGCACCACCGCGATCACGATGGTCTGCCAGGCGGCGCTCATGAGCCCGAGCCCGGCCCCGTAACCGATCGCGATGATCAGCATGCCGAGCATCAGCGACACCTTGGGGCCGCGGCGGGCGGACAGCCGGGCGTACAGCGGGGCGACGAACATCATCGTCAGACCGAGCGGCGCCACGCACAGCCCGGCGACCACCATCGACCGGCCGAGTCCGTACCCCGTCGACGTCGGCAGCTGGAGCAGC
This region includes:
- a CDS encoding class I SAM-dependent methyltransferase gives rise to the protein MPAESVAEPEPEILAAFQAAKGFMPVVEGLALYGAAVEAAALGLPILEVGTYCGRSTILLADVARAAGVTALTVDHHRGSEEQQPGWEYHDPTVVDPEVGRMDTLPTFRRTLHAAGLEDHVVALVGRSPQVAAVWGGKLGFVFIDGGHTDEHANGDYEGWAPHVADGGLLVIHDVFPDPAHGGQAPYRVYLRALASGAFTEVSVTDSLRVLRRTGPGI
- a CDS encoding DUF6281 family protein; amino-acid sequence: MANVDFTVGKKLGIATKPPCDDTGGQDKNEEPVTTETAYEVDGISPEVAIAIGATPEETTVFAAYSGSELPPEVEKLIGGS
- a CDS encoding phosphotransferase is translated as MLPARDFHPDNDLFTGTGDGPEVSAVVDWVETSWGPADLDVAHRSTALALLHSVPAGMQFADRCVVRGGALAEDRGPRAPRRRVHALRSPWQPFQRRCTEL
- a CDS encoding M20/M25/M40 family metallo-hydrolase, whose product is MTTPDPTTPGAATSFVPASDEAQDEVIDLCAELIRFDTSNPTSNERASADWVVGRLAEVGIDSELVESAPGRANVIARIAGGDPTRGALLVHGHLDVVPADASEWQVPPFSGEIRDGYLWGRGAIDMKDTVAVMLATARHFARTGTKPSRDLVLAFLADEEAGGKFGAHWLVEHRPELFAGVTEAIGEGGGFSFAIDDTRRLYPIENAQRGMAWMELTATGRAGHGSSPNDENAVTDLAETLTRIGRETFPIRLIEPVRALLEEAARLYGVEFDESDIEGSLARLGPVSDFMQVVLRNSANPTMFSAGYQTNVIPGKATARVDGRFLPGHEQELIDTIDRLLLPSVTREWVNHDIALETTFDGPLVDAMCEAVRAEDPDGHPVPYCNPGGTDAKAFTHLGIRCFGFKGLKLPHDLDYGRLFHGVDERVPLEGLRFGVRVMTRLWQSC
- a CDS encoding cytosine permease, with protein sequence MAAAPQAEAVAPEAKSIGSDDYALSRVPRDKRFGFWSMLLQWLAQSGSISQFTLGATIGVGMTFGDAFLAFTLGAVILEIVIFAIGLAGMREGLATPMLTRWVGFGRNGSALVSFVIAVSLVGWFGVQNTIFGNSVSALVGGPSWMWCVLAGIAITALVIFGFKYMAVFAKIVTPLFFAMVAWSIISTLKDHSISELIHSPAPGQTIPLAVAATAIAGGFMTGAIVAPEMTRYNRKGSHVFLQSASSMILSEYIVGMTGVLLGHLVKSNEVSHIVLSTSGAFGVIVVLMSTAKINDWNLYGSSLGVVNFFQVVFGKRIHRGAVTIVLGVAGTVLSAVGIMTHFTEFLSILGVAIPPIGGIIVAEYWVVKRMRAPLDATREAETLPKSSPTWVPMSLVIWIAAFCVGKFYDGGIPALNSLATAFILYSVLGLLGWVKPYGTSALDDEDAAAPAARATTSVGAA
- a CDS encoding DUF1177 domain-containing protein, giving the protein MLKYVLDIVDLLDDPQVNGKTVAEYLDSVSGAEGSSAQVTTVAGERGSTDFVMVRIPGAQGRTSGGSARTLGVVGRLGGIGARPEVTGMVSDADGAVSAIATAAKLLDMRRRGDVLPGDVIVATHICPDAPTEPHDPVPFMGSPVDIATMNRHEVTGEMEAVLSIDTTKGNRIINHKGLALSPTVKEGWVLRVSEQLGELLAVVTGEPLVTYPVTTQDITPYGNGAHHINSILQPSTATAAPVVGLAITSAAAVPGCGTGASHESDIASAARYAVEVAKAYGSGHLDFHDAVEFDNLVNRYGSLAHLQTFGRTPQES
- a CDS encoding IclR family transcriptional regulator encodes the protein MADFDLDRRTPAGALQTVDRALLVLLAFERTRPDWGVTEVAEEFGWDTSVAQRLLATLAGRGFLVSDPVTRRYRIGPAVLRLGRLWERSGSLELLAGPVLEELRRVTGDTVLFCLPDSFHMRCVAAEEGEAGPLRYYPLVGELYPAHAGATSKSYYAYLPDEQRHRLFRGRPMARFTDRTVTDPDRLEEEFLKVRAQGYAWTVGEYDTGIATVAVPVFLGREPYGSLSLGGAEELFCGAPEDRLDALRHAAQLLERRLTQPPQRPKPRARRTRTT
- the pepE gene encoding dipeptidase PepE, which codes for MNLLLLSNSTQYGCGYLEHALDTVTAFLPSGARLAFVPYALADYTAYTARVRDALAPSGISVRGVHENADPVAELAASDAVFIGGGNSFRLLSALYRTGLRDAVIEAVRDGLPYMGASAGTNMAAPTLRTTNDMPIVQPPSFETLGLVPFQINPHYLDPDPESTHKGETREERLTEFLEENDVPVLGLREGSWLRVNGRQARVQGARPARLFTRGAQPQELPVGSDVSHLLTTTPRFDAPVR
- a CDS encoding MFS transporter is translated as MPQTTNEQHAGELPDPRMRRAGGGVVPVLAFAGITVAVMQTLLVPVIKDLPTLLRTDPSNATWVMTATLLAGAVATPIMGRLGDLYGKRKMLLASLAVMVIGSLICAFTDDLVVMIVGRALQGFAMGAIPLGIGIMRDELPRERLGSAMALMSSSIGVGGGLALPAAALVAQHSDWHTLFFGAAGLGVLSMVLTVLVVPETTLRAPGRFDIVGALGLSLGLVCLLLPVTKGSDWGWTSGTTLGLIAAALVILVLWGLFELRSPAPLVDLRTTARREVLLTNLASIMVGVAFYAVSLVLPQLLQLPTSTGYGLGRSMVVAGLCVAPLGLTMMFVAPLYARLSARRGPKVSLMLGMLIIAIGYGAGLGLMSAAWQTIVIAVVLGAGIGLAYSSLPALIIGAVDPSETGAANGLNTLMRSIGTSVSSAVIGMVLANTSVRTGGVSLPSMEGFHISFLIATGAVVVGLVLAAFLPSQRDAMRPALLASSEDDASAPALSASRPVTGSGGFRGRVLDTDGTPVARANVTLIDHRGRQAGLTVADEDGHYVLAAPSGGSFVLAGSAAGYAPRAYPAAYPGNGLPVDADLVLTVSAPERRTAVSS